In the genome of Campylobacter sp. CNRCH_2014_0184h, one region contains:
- the ilvD gene encoding dihydroxy-acid dehydratase — protein sequence MRSDAIKKGHLKAPNRSLLRACGLNDDDFNKPFIGVANSYIDIIPGHFFLNEYAKIIKDEIRKNGCIPFEFNTIGVDDGIAMGHDGMLYSLPSREIIANSIETVMNAHQLDALICIPNCDKITPGMLMGALRVNVPTIFVSGGPMRAGVNKHGEKISLSSVFEAVGAYEAKKINEEDLKDIECKACPSGGSCSGMFTANSMNTLCEAMGIALEGNGTILALSKEREELLRKAARRICEIALDERFKIRNIITKKSINNALVVDMAMGGSSNTILHMLAIAYEAGVNLDIKELNHISANVAHIAKIAPSLNTVYMEDIHKAGGVSAVMAEIAKKPGHILELDTLDISGKTLKERIENASIKDENIIRKIDNAYSNVGGLAILFGNLAEQGCVIKTAGIMGERKFKGKAVCFNSQEEAIKGIIKGKVKEGDVCVIRYEGPKGGPGMQEMLSPTSLLTGMGLGAKVALITDGRFSGATRGLSIGHISPEAAEGGLIALLEDGDEIEIDVDNYSINANLNQDEITKRKANFKMPNKQINSRWLKMYQKLVSNASKGGVLDLE from the coding sequence ATGAGAAGTGACGCGATCAAAAAAGGACATTTAAAAGCACCAAATCGTTCTTTACTTAGAGCATGTGGCTTAAATGATGATGATTTTAACAAGCCTTTTATAGGTGTAGCAAATAGCTATATAGATATCATCCCAGGACATTTTTTCTTAAATGAATATGCAAAAATCATTAAAGATGAAATCCGCAAAAATGGTTGCATTCCTTTTGAATTTAATACTATAGGTGTTGATGATGGCATTGCTATGGGGCATGATGGTATGCTTTATTCTTTACCAAGTCGTGAAATCATAGCAAACTCTATTGAAACAGTGATGAACGCACACCAACTTGATGCACTAATTTGTATCCCAAATTGTGACAAAATCACTCCAGGTATGCTCATGGGGGCTTTAAGAGTTAATGTGCCGACTATTTTTGTGAGCGGTGGGCCTATGCGAGCAGGAGTAAATAAACACGGAGAAAAAATCAGCCTAAGTTCTGTTTTTGAAGCAGTGGGGGCTTATGAGGCTAAAAAAATCAATGAAGAGGATTTAAAAGATATAGAATGCAAAGCTTGTCCTAGCGGTGGATCTTGCTCGGGTATGTTTACTGCAAATTCTATGAATACTTTATGTGAAGCTATGGGCATAGCGCTTGAAGGAAATGGAACTATTTTAGCACTTAGCAAAGAAAGAGAAGAGCTTTTAAGAAAGGCTGCGCGTAGAATTTGCGAGATTGCCCTAGATGAGCGTTTTAAAATTCGCAATATCATTACTAAAAAGTCCATTAATAATGCTTTAGTTGTTGATATGGCTATGGGTGGAAGCTCAAATACTATCTTGCATATGCTTGCCATTGCTTATGAAGCGGGTGTAAATTTGGATATAAAAGAACTCAATCACATCAGTGCTAATGTGGCTCATATAGCCAAAATTGCTCCATCTTTAAATACTGTTTATATGGAAGATATACACAAAGCAGGTGGAGTAAGTGCAGTAATGGCTGAAATAGCTAAAAAACCAGGCCATATTTTAGAACTTGATACTCTAGATATTAGCGGAAAAACTTTAAAAGAGCGCATTGAGAATGCTAGCATTAAAGATGAAAATATTATAAGAAAAATAGACAATGCCTATTCGAATGTAGGTGGACTTGCTATACTTTTTGGAAATTTAGCAGAGCAAGGCTGTGTGATAAAAACTGCAGGTATTATGGGTGAACGTAAATTCAAAGGTAAAGCGGTTTGTTTTAATTCTCAAGAAGAAGCCATTAAAGGCATTATAAAAGGTAAAGTTAAAGAAGGTGATGTGTGTGTGATACGCTATGAAGGACCAAAAGGTGGACCTGGCATGCAAGAAATGCTTAGTCCAACTTCATTGCTCACAGGCATGGGACTTGGTGCTAAAGTAGCACTTATAACAGATGGTCGTTTTAGCGGAGCTACAAGAGGGCTTAGTATAGGTCACATTTCTCCTGAAGCTGCAGAAGGTGGGCTTATAGCGCTTTTGGAAGATGGTGATGAGATAGAAATTGATGTGGATAATTACAGTATCAATGCAAATTTAAACCAAGATGAAATCACCAAACGCAAAGCAAACTTTAAAATGCCAAATAAACAAATAAATTCAAGATGGCTTAAAATGTATCAAAAACTTGTAAGCAATGCTAGCAAAGGCGGAGTTTTAGACTTAGAATAA